One stretch of Segatella copri DNA includes these proteins:
- a CDS encoding glycoside hydrolase family 2 protein, which yields MYLKQTFLMIALGAMAMTAAAQASIDTQRQYLSGHGCDDMVNWDFYCTGGRNAGKWTKIGVPSCWELQGFGTYQYGMRFYGKATPEGIADEKGKYKYEFTLPQEWEGKQIELVFEAVMTDAKVTINGRKAGNGLHQGGFYRFTYDVSDRIFFGKHKNRLEVEVSKESSNSQVNMAERRADYWNFGGIFRPVFIVAKPAQNIDRVAIDAKGDGHFMADCYLNRAVKGAKVKTEILDEKGKVVASNVADARNSDEAHVDFQAKAPKQWTAETPHLYTAVFTLQDAAGKTLHRERQKFGFRTIEYRASDGVYINGQKVIFKGVNRHSFRPETGRTLSKAKNIEDVKLIKSMNMNAVRLSHYPADPEFLEACDSLGLYVECELSGWHWAHPTIVGKQLVKEMITRDENHPSIIFWSNGNEGGFNYELEPDFALWDKQKRVVLYPWANRNGFEAKHYRSYGETQEYMRQKEIFMPTEFLHGLYDGGHGAGLKDYWDMMMANPRSAGGFLWDLMDQGVVRTDKNNYVDCMGNFGADGIVGPHAEKEGSYYTIKEVWCPVQLTWNDVEKGELTLSNQYNFVNLKDFRFSYRLLQMPAMGSTQVKVLKQGNLSSPDVAPGKEAQVKIPMMANADAVEIKAVNHEGEEIMTWSRGVKSEERRVKNSSAPSTSSASSAAYADQVDAVEVKAGGRTYRFAKKDGRLMGVEVGSKAISLSNGPRFMAARRSDRSLDQFYNHDDKEAEKKKTLYTEFVDQGAFAGFEWKEAEAKLVATYQHGLLDEVDWQFLSDGSVAVTCHYNFGGVVDMMGMAFDYPESKVRSKAWVGNGPYRVWQNREQGPQYGYWQNDYNDPIPAESWDYPEFKGYFANVKWMQFKTDEGKIGFSGLTADEHMGVYTPRDGRDGLLYTLPQTGLAVFKVIPSVRNKVNTTDLNGPSAQPKWLNGKGKAVFTLNFEL from the coding sequence ATGTATCTAAAACAAACGTTTTTAATGATAGCTTTGGGGGCGATGGCGATGACTGCTGCCGCACAGGCTAGTATTGATACACAGCGCCAGTATCTCTCGGGACATGGATGTGATGATATGGTGAACTGGGACTTCTACTGCACAGGTGGTAGAAATGCCGGCAAGTGGACCAAGATTGGGGTGCCTTCCTGCTGGGAACTCCAGGGATTCGGTACCTATCAGTATGGTATGCGATTCTACGGAAAGGCTACTCCGGAAGGTATTGCTGACGAAAAAGGAAAATATAAATATGAGTTTACGCTGCCACAGGAGTGGGAGGGCAAACAGATAGAACTCGTCTTCGAAGCCGTGATGACCGATGCCAAGGTAACCATCAACGGCAGAAAGGCGGGAAACGGTTTGCATCAGGGCGGTTTCTATCGCTTTACTTACGATGTGAGCGACCGCATCTTCTTCGGAAAACATAAGAACAGACTCGAAGTGGAGGTGAGCAAGGAGAGTAGCAACAGTCAGGTGAACATGGCAGAGCGCCGTGCTGACTACTGGAACTTCGGCGGCATCTTCCGTCCTGTATTCATCGTGGCGAAACCTGCGCAGAACATCGACCGTGTGGCGATTGATGCCAAGGGGGATGGTCATTTTATGGCAGACTGCTACCTGAACCGTGCCGTCAAGGGTGCGAAGGTGAAGACCGAGATTCTGGATGAGAAAGGAAAAGTGGTGGCATCGAACGTGGCTGATGCCAGAAACAGCGATGAGGCGCATGTCGACTTCCAGGCGAAAGCCCCTAAGCAGTGGACTGCCGAGACTCCACATCTCTATACTGCCGTTTTCACACTCCAGGATGCAGCAGGCAAGACGCTCCACAGAGAACGTCAGAAGTTCGGCTTCCGCACCATCGAATACCGTGCCAGCGATGGCGTTTACATCAATGGTCAGAAAGTCATCTTCAAAGGTGTGAACCGTCACAGCTTCCGTCCGGAGACCGGTAGAACGCTGAGCAAGGCGAAGAATATAGAAGATGTGAAACTCATCAAGAGCATGAACATGAATGCCGTGAGATTGAGTCATTATCCTGCCGATCCTGAGTTTCTGGAGGCATGCGATTCGCTCGGTCTATATGTAGAATGTGAATTGAGTGGCTGGCATTGGGCACATCCTACCATCGTGGGCAAGCAGCTCGTGAAGGAGATGATTACCCGTGATGAGAACCATCCTAGCATCATCTTCTGGAGCAACGGTAACGAGGGTGGTTTCAACTACGAACTTGAACCAGACTTCGCTCTCTGGGACAAGCAGAAGCGCGTAGTACTCTATCCTTGGGCTAACCGCAACGGCTTTGAAGCCAAGCATTACCGCTCTTATGGCGAGACCCAGGAGTATATGCGACAGAAGGAAATCTTCATGCCTACCGAGTTCCTGCATGGTCTGTATGATGGCGGACACGGAGCAGGACTGAAGGATTACTGGGACATGATGATGGCAAACCCTCGCAGTGCCGGCGGATTCCTCTGGGATCTGATGGACCAGGGTGTGGTGCGTACCGACAAGAACAATTATGTAGACTGTATGGGTAACTTCGGAGCCGATGGTATCGTGGGTCCTCATGCCGAGAAGGAAGGCTCTTACTATACGATTAAAGAGGTATGGTGCCCGGTACAGTTGACTTGGAATGATGTGGAAAAAGGTGAACTCACCTTATCTAATCAGTATAACTTCGTGAATCTGAAGGATTTCCGTTTCTCTTATCGTCTGTTGCAGATGCCAGCGATGGGCAGCACTCAGGTCAAGGTATTGAAGCAGGGCAATCTCTCTTCTCCGGATGTAGCTCCGGGCAAGGAAGCCCAGGTGAAGATACCGATGATGGCGAATGCTGATGCGGTAGAAATCAAGGCTGTGAACCATGAAGGTGAGGAAATCATGACATGGAGCAGGGGAGTGAAGAGTGAAGAACGAAGAGTGAAAAATTCCAGTGCTCCAAGTACTTCAAGTGCTTCATCTGCTGCTTATGCTGACCAGGTTGATGCTGTTGAAGTGAAGGCGGGTGGCAGAACTTATCGCTTTGCCAAGAAAGATGGCAGACTGATGGGTGTTGAGGTTGGCAGTAAGGCAATCTCGCTGAGCAACGGACCTCGGTTCATGGCTGCCAGAAGAAGCGACCGCAGTCTGGACCAGTTCTATAATCACGACGATAAAGAGGCTGAGAAGAAAAAGACACTCTATACCGAGTTTGTTGACCAGGGCGCTTTTGCCGGTTTCGAATGGAAGGAAGCGGAGGCAAAGCTGGTGGCTACATATCAGCATGGCTTACTCGATGAGGTAGACTGGCAGTTCCTTTCTGACGGTTCGGTGGCTGTAACCTGTCATTACAATTTCGGTGGCGTAGTAGATATGATGGGCATGGCTTTCGACTATCCGGAAAGCAAGGTTCGCAGCAAGGCTTGGGTGGGCAATGGTCCTTACCGGGTTTGGCAGAACCGCGAACAGGGTCCGCAATACGGCTATTGGCAGAACGACTATAATGACCCGATTCCAGCCGAAAGCTGGGATTATCCAGAGTTTAAAGGCTACTTTGCCAACGTGAAGTGGATGCAGTTCAAGACCGATGAAGGAAAGATCGGCTTCTCTGGTCTGACTGCCGATGAGCACATGGGTGTTTATACCCCTCGTGATGGTCGTGATGGTCTGCTCTATACCTTGCCACAAACCGGTCTGGCAGTCTTCAAGGTGATACCTTCAGTAAGAAACAAGGTGAATACCACCGACCTCAACGGACCTTCTGCCCAGCCAAAATGGCTGAACGGCAAGGGCAAGGCTGTGTTTACTTTGAACTTTGAGCTTTGA
- a CDS encoding AAA family ATPase, whose protein sequence is MENPFIITGKIKPEYFCDREVEAERIIRKVTSGENIVLMAARRVGKSKLIDFCLDSPMVKNDFIAISIDILRTSSIQEFAFELGKAVFEQATHRSQKMLKMVVNTLKSINGCFGYDPISNTPTFNLSLGDISNPLYTLDEIFACLEHADKKCIVAIDEFQQIGYYPEKNMEAILRTYVQKCSNANFIFSGSERHLITKMFSEKAHPFYNSADMLNLEVIPYDKYLEFAKSLFARFGKDVEEEAVRDVYDTFGGNTYYMQKVFHDAFNQTDVKGKADKAMAEAIIHMMILDNDRKFSEILSRLTLPQKELLYAIAKDGIAKQITSTVFVKRHNLRSASSVQSAIKKLLEYHLVSTSLGTYYIDDQLMKLWLN, encoded by the coding sequence ATGGAGAATCCTTTTATTATCACAGGCAAGATTAAGCCAGAGTACTTCTGCGACAGAGAGGTGGAGGCAGAAAGAATCATCCGAAAGGTAACTTCGGGTGAAAATATTGTGTTGATGGCTGCACGGCGTGTGGGCAAAAGTAAGCTTATCGACTTTTGTCTTGACTCGCCGATGGTCAAGAATGATTTTATCGCCATTTCCATCGACATACTCCGTACTTCGAGCATCCAGGAGTTTGCCTTCGAACTAGGTAAGGCTGTTTTCGAACAGGCGACTCATCGCAGTCAGAAGATGCTCAAGATGGTGGTCAACACATTGAAATCTATCAATGGGTGTTTCGGCTATGATCCCATCTCGAACACGCCGACCTTTAACCTTTCGCTAGGTGATATCTCCAATCCGCTCTATACCCTGGATGAGATATTTGCCTGTTTGGAGCATGCCGACAAGAAATGTATCGTGGCGATAGATGAGTTCCAGCAGATTGGCTATTATCCAGAGAAGAACATGGAAGCAATATTACGCACTTATGTGCAGAAATGCAGCAATGCCAACTTCATATTCTCAGGTAGCGAGCGCCATCTCATTACGAAGATGTTCTCCGAAAAGGCGCATCCATTCTACAATAGTGCCGATATGCTGAACTTGGAGGTGATACCATACGATAAGTACTTGGAATTTGCGAAAAGTTTGTTTGCCAGGTTTGGGAAGGACGTGGAGGAAGAGGCTGTGCGTGATGTCTATGATACGTTCGGAGGAAATACGTATTATATGCAGAAGGTGTTTCATGATGCTTTCAACCAGACAGATGTAAAGGGCAAGGCTGACAAGGCGATGGCGGAAGCCATCATCCACATGATGATATTGGACAACGACCGCAAGTTTAGTGAAATCCTGTCGCGTCTCACGCTCCCTCAGAAGGAATTGCTTTATGCAATAGCCAAGGATGGCATTGCCAAGCAGATTACTTCCACGGTTTTTGTAAAACGGCATAATCTACGCTCTGCCAGCAGCGTTCAGTCTGCCATCAAGAAATTGCTGGAGTATCATCTGGTATCTACTTCCTTGGGCACGTACTATATTGATGACCAACTGATGAAGTTGTGGCTGAATTAG
- a CDS encoding glycoside hydrolase family 2 TIM barrel-domain containing protein: MNKRKIMIMMAGMVLSILAPQASAAAEHHDWEDQHVLSINREPARAAFMPYQAKKGDSQMSLNGEWKFRWTKTPEDRIVDFYRTDYSCKDWKSLAVPANWEVNGYGTPIYISAGYPFKINPPYVMTTPKKDWTTYEERNPTGQYKRSFQLKANSLLFRQDRQTFLRFEGVMSAFYVWVNGEKVGYSQGSMEPSEFNVTPYLKAGKNEIAVEVYKYSDGSYLEDQDFWRFGGIHRDVWLYSTPNVRIRDFAVRTLPQLSSAISSPCDFTLQINPQLAVAAGEKGEGYRLMAWLEDAEGKGVMLKLPGADRPEASLQASADEILDLNHKAALMNEWYPQRGGRKFERMEGVVEKPHAWTAETPYLYTLKLALLDKQGSVVEQVQQRIGFRWVSVENGQLMVNGKPIKLRGVNRHEHDPKLARVMTEEMMQRDIRLMKLANVNAVRTSHYPNVSRWYELCDSAGIYVMDEADCETHGLRGTLTSTPDWNAAFLDRAVRMAERDKNHPSIIFWSLGNESGFGANHAAMAGWLHTFDPTRLVHYEGAQTPYQPAKGLSEKDFDETDPACVDVMSRFYPRVKAEYLNPGVPEGSDKERAENARWEHLLDIAMRKNDNRPVLTSEYAHCMGNALGNFEEYWEEIYSHPRMAGGFIWDWVDQGIYAPGTNHVLYGGDFGDKPNLKAFCLNGVVFSDRSVSAKYQEVKHTYAPVWITQKGDEIWVKNHHSHLSLEGFSCQYQVTKNGALVQEGELKMPSVQPGDSAKLCSLRDFKAYKNTDSRLNLSVTSQQGVEVGREQIALSDDLYEAGRKLAADAMKRYKSSRRLATLSTAELLARNFSVIPQFFRAPTDNDKSFGNWIAKDWKKTHLDSTLSAIPLKDGEYVYHYGEDGASDKAGSSASAKSGGNIRLRLEVSPQQDGFVDVKAAYSFEGNLPELPRLGLMMKLPRVAYDQLKWYGRGPWENYPDRKQSCPIGWYESSVEDQFTHYPRPQDNGNHEDCSYIELTNKNGKNALQVIAVGDTPLSFSALPYSVADLYAARHDFELKQSGNPNLRYTYLSLDCAVLGLGNSSCGPGVLKKYSIDKTRSYTLHFKMRIL; encoded by the coding sequence ATGAACAAACGGAAAATCATGATCATGATGGCTGGGATGGTTTTGTCAATCCTTGCACCTCAGGCTTCAGCCGCTGCAGAGCACCATGACTGGGAAGACCAGCATGTGCTTTCCATCAACCGGGAACCGGCACGGGCTGCATTCATGCCTTATCAGGCAAAGAAGGGAGATAGCCAGATGTCGCTCAACGGAGAATGGAAGTTCAGATGGACGAAGACGCCGGAGGATAGAATCGTGGATTTCTATCGTACTGACTATAGCTGCAAGGACTGGAAATCGCTCGCGGTACCAGCCAACTGGGAGGTGAACGGATATGGTACACCTATCTATATATCAGCTGGTTATCCCTTTAAAATCAATCCTCCTTATGTGATGACTACACCCAAGAAGGACTGGACTACCTACGAGGAACGCAATCCTACCGGACAGTATAAACGTAGCTTCCAGCTGAAGGCAAACTCGCTGCTGTTCCGGCAGGACCGTCAGACCTTCCTGCGCTTCGAGGGCGTGATGAGCGCCTTCTATGTATGGGTAAACGGCGAGAAGGTGGGATATTCGCAGGGTTCGATGGAGCCGAGCGAATTTAATGTAACTCCTTATCTGAAGGCAGGCAAGAACGAGATAGCCGTGGAGGTTTACAAGTATAGCGACGGCAGTTATCTGGAAGATCAGGACTTCTGGCGCTTCGGCGGCATCCACCGTGATGTTTGGCTCTATTCCACTCCGAATGTCCGCATCCGTGATTTCGCTGTCCGTACCCTGCCGCAGCTCTCTTCCGCTATATCCTCTCCCTGTGATTTCACCCTGCAGATCAATCCGCAACTGGCGGTGGCAGCAGGCGAGAAGGGAGAAGGTTACCGGCTGATGGCGTGGCTGGAGGATGCAGAAGGTAAAGGCGTGATGCTGAAACTGCCGGGAGCTGACAGACCGGAAGCTTCTCTGCAGGCTTCTGCCGACGAAATTCTCGACCTGAATCATAAGGCAGCCCTGATGAACGAATGGTATCCGCAGCGAGGTGGAAGAAAATTCGAACGCATGGAGGGTGTGGTGGAGAAACCGCATGCCTGGACTGCTGAGACACCTTATTTATATACCCTGAAACTGGCACTTCTCGACAAGCAGGGAAGTGTGGTGGAACAGGTACAGCAGCGCATCGGATTCAGATGGGTTTCGGTAGAAAACGGACAGCTGATGGTGAACGGAAAACCTATCAAACTGCGTGGCGTGAACCGGCATGAGCATGATCCGAAACTGGCACGAGTGATGACTGAGGAGATGATGCAGCGCGATATCCGGCTGATGAAGCTGGCGAACGTGAATGCCGTCAGAACCAGTCATTATCCGAATGTTTCCCGCTGGTATGAACTGTGCGATAGTGCCGGCATCTATGTGATGGACGAGGCAGATTGCGAGACCCACGGACTCCGTGGTACGCTCACCTCTACTCCCGACTGGAATGCCGCCTTTCTGGACAGAGCCGTGAGAATGGCAGAAAGAGACAAGAACCATCCGAGCATCATCTTCTGGAGCTTGGGCAACGAGAGCGGTTTCGGTGCCAATCATGCAGCTATGGCAGGCTGGCTTCATACCTTCGACCCAACGAGACTGGTGCATTATGAAGGTGCTCAGACGCCTTATCAGCCAGCGAAGGGCCTGAGCGAGAAGGATTTTGATGAGACCGACCCAGCCTGTGTGGATGTCATGAGCCGTTTCTATCCCCGTGTAAAGGCAGAGTATCTGAATCCGGGTGTTCCCGAAGGTTCTGACAAGGAGAGAGCGGAGAATGCCCGATGGGAGCATCTGCTGGATATTGCGATGAGAAAGAACGATAATCGTCCTGTGCTTACCAGCGAATATGCCCATTGTATGGGTAATGCGCTGGGTAATTTCGAGGAATATTGGGAGGAGATATACAGTCATCCCCGTATGGCCGGCGGTTTTATCTGGGACTGGGTTGACCAGGGCATCTATGCTCCGGGAACCAACCATGTGCTCTATGGCGGTGATTTCGGTGATAAGCCTAATCTCAAAGCCTTCTGTCTGAATGGTGTGGTCTTCTCCGACCGCTCGGTATCGGCTAAGTATCAGGAGGTAAAGCATACTTATGCACCGGTGTGGATAACTCAGAAAGGGGATGAAATCTGGGTGAAGAATCATCATTCCCATCTCTCGCTGGAGGGCTTCAGCTGCCAGTATCAGGTGACGAAAAATGGTGCTCTCGTTCAGGAGGGAGAACTGAAAATGCCATCAGTACAGCCGGGTGATAGTGCAAAGTTATGCAGCTTGCGTGACTTCAAAGCGTATAAAAATACAGATTCCCGATTGAATCTCTCTGTCACTTCCCAACAGGGTGTAGAGGTAGGAAGGGAGCAGATAGCCCTCAGCGATGACTTGTATGAAGCTGGCAGGAAACTGGCTGCGGATGCCATGAAGCGATACAAGTCTTCCCGCCGTTTGGCAACTCTGTCAACTGCCGAGTTGCTGGCACGCAATTTCTCCGTGATTCCTCAGTTCTTCCGTGCGCCAACCGACAACGACAAGAGTTTCGGCAACTGGATAGCGAAGGATTGGAAGAAGACTCATCTCGACAGCACACTTTCCGCTATCCCGTTGAAGGATGGGGAGTATGTATATCATTATGGTGAGGATGGAGCATCAGATAAGGCTGGTTCTTCGGCATCGGCTAAGTCTGGCGGCAATATCCGTCTCCGTTTAGAGGTATCTCCTCAGCAGGACGGCTTTGTCGATGTGAAGGCTGCCTATAGTTTTGAGGGCAATCTGCCTGAACTTCCTCGACTGGGCCTGATGATGAAGCTGCCAAGAGTGGCTTACGATCAGTTGAAATGGTATGGCAGGGGACCTTGGGAGAATTATCCTGACCGCAAGCAGTCTTGTCCGATAGGATGGTACGAGAGTAGCGTGGAGGATCAGTTTACCCACTATCCCCGTCCGCAGGACAACGGCAACCATGAGGACTGTTCATACATCGAACTGACCAACAAGAATGGTAAGAATGCCCTGCAGGTTATCGCAGTCGGCGATACGCCTTTGAGTTTCTCAGCCTTGCCATACAGCGTGGCAGATCTCTATGCCGCCCGGCACGATTTCGAACTGAAGCAGTCTGGTAATCCTAACCTGCGCTACACCTATCTCAGTCTCGATTGTGCCGTTCTGGGCTTGGGTAACAGCAGTTGCGGACCTGGTGTATTGAAGAAATATTCCATCGACAAAACTCGCAGTTATACCCTGCATTTCAAGATGAGAATACTATGA